Proteins encoded together in one Bradyrhizobium sp. CB82 window:
- the trbB gene encoding P-type conjugative transfer ATPase TrbB, whose translation MLRTALGSAIARFLEDPSIVEVMLNPDGRLWIDRLSNGLMDTGESLSASDGERIVRLVAHHVGHEVHAGAPRVSAELPETGERFEGLLPPVVAAPAFAIRKPAIAVFSLDDYVAAGIMASDQANALRAAVATRKNILVAGGTSTGKTTLTNALLAEVAKTADRVVLIEDTRELQCKAPNLVALRTRDSVISLSDLVRSSLRLRPDRIPIGEVRGAEALDLLKAWGTGHPGGIGTIHAGTALGALRRLEQLIQEAVVTVPRALVAETINVIAVLVGRGADRRLAELARVTGLGPSGDYSLLPMGDQP comes from the coding sequence ATGCTGCGCACCGCGCTTGGTTCCGCCATTGCGCGCTTCTTGGAAGATCCATCGATCGTTGAAGTAATGCTCAATCCCGACGGCCGGTTGTGGATCGACCGGCTGTCAAACGGCCTCATGGATACCGGCGAGAGCTTGTCCGCTTCTGACGGGGAGCGCATCGTCCGGTTGGTCGCCCATCATGTTGGCCACGAGGTCCACGCCGGCGCGCCGCGCGTGTCGGCCGAGTTGCCCGAGACGGGTGAACGCTTCGAAGGCTTGCTGCCGCCCGTGGTCGCTGCACCTGCATTCGCGATCCGCAAACCCGCGATTGCCGTGTTCTCGCTTGATGACTACGTCGCGGCCGGAATCATGGCCTCCGACCAGGCCAATGCGCTACGCGCTGCCGTCGCCACTCGCAAGAACATCCTGGTCGCCGGCGGCACCTCGACCGGCAAGACGACGTTGACAAACGCGCTGCTTGCGGAAGTCGCCAAGACTGCAGACCGCGTCGTTCTCATCGAAGATACCCGAGAGCTTCAGTGCAAGGCACCAAACCTCGTCGCCTTGCGTACGCGGGATAGTGTGATCTCGCTCTCCGATCTCGTGCGCTCGTCGCTACGGCTGCGGCCCGATCGAATTCCGATCGGCGAAGTCCGCGGGGCCGAAGCGCTCGACCTTCTCAAAGCCTGGGGCACGGGGCATCCCGGTGGTATCGGCACGATCCATGCCGGCACGGCGCTCGGCGCATTGCGTCGGCTCGAGCAGCTCATCCAGGAAGCGGTCGTTACCGTCCCGCGGGCGCTCGTTGCAGAGACCATTAACGTCATTGCCGTGCTGGTCGGCCGTGGCGCCGATCGCCGGCTTGCAGAACTCGCCCGTGTGACCGGGCTCGGACCTTCCGGCGATTACAGCCTCTTACCAATGGGAGACCAACCATGA
- a CDS encoding MFS transporter: MSAASAAGRLPNWRLVLNVFLPFAAGYYLSYLFRTINSLISEPMAADLGLDAGSLGLLTSVYFLIFGAAQIPIGILLDRFGPRRVQSALLLAAALGAALFGASNGFLSLLLARAMIGLGVAAALMAGLKAIVLWFPRERVALMNGYMIMLGALGAVTATRPAEWLLNSMGWRGIFGVLAIATLAAALLIVLAAPESKITQQARPAGLRLHVIFTDRRFWRIAPLSASCVGAAWSLQALWAAPWLTDVEGLNREALVTQLFAMAIGICVSALLLGTIADRLRRRGICSESLLALVALSFVLAELALILHLPLPLMLPWSVVTVVGAATVLSYATIAEYFPTELAARANGSLNVLHFGWAFAVQSGTGFILEQWPAQDGHHPLIAYQVAFGLSVAVQIAALAWFSVPWIRELVGWIIRNLSHHGSGHEDPLEAIIPPVEISIMDAHECGEW; the protein is encoded by the coding sequence ATGTCCGCGGCAAGTGCCGCAGGCCGACTTCCAAATTGGCGGCTGGTACTCAACGTTTTCCTGCCGTTCGCGGCAGGCTACTATCTCTCCTATCTGTTCCGAACGATCAATTCGCTCATTTCTGAACCTATGGCGGCCGACCTAGGTCTGGACGCCGGCAGTCTCGGGCTGCTGACATCGGTGTATTTCCTGATCTTTGGAGCCGCCCAGATTCCCATCGGAATCCTGTTGGACCGTTTTGGTCCGCGCCGCGTCCAGAGCGCTTTGTTGCTGGCGGCGGCTCTGGGTGCCGCTCTGTTCGGTGCTTCGAACGGATTTCTGTCGCTCCTGCTCGCCCGCGCCATGATTGGTTTAGGCGTCGCGGCCGCCTTGATGGCTGGGCTGAAAGCGATCGTTCTCTGGTTTCCCAGAGAACGGGTCGCGCTGATGAACGGCTATATGATCATGCTCGGTGCTTTGGGAGCGGTGACGGCAACCCGACCTGCCGAATGGTTGCTGAACTCGATGGGTTGGCGCGGAATATTCGGGGTTTTGGCGATCGCAACGCTCGCAGCCGCCCTTTTGATCGTTCTAGCCGCTCCAGAGAGCAAGATCACGCAGCAAGCACGACCGGCGGGTCTCCGGCTGCATGTGATCTTCACGGACCGACGTTTCTGGCGAATTGCACCTCTTTCCGCGAGCTGCGTTGGGGCGGCCTGGTCGTTGCAGGCATTGTGGGCAGCACCCTGGCTCACGGACGTCGAGGGACTGAACCGCGAAGCCTTGGTGACCCAATTGTTCGCGATGGCGATCGGCATATGCGTCAGCGCGTTGCTCCTGGGCACCATTGCCGACCGGTTGCGAAGACGTGGCATCTGCTCGGAATCGTTACTGGCACTGGTGGCGCTATCGTTCGTGTTGGCCGAACTCGCCCTTATCCTGCATCTACCGCTCCCGTTGATGTTGCCATGGTCGGTCGTAACGGTTGTCGGCGCCGCGACTGTTCTCAGCTACGCGACGATCGCGGAATACTTTCCAACAGAGCTCGCGGCTCGGGCCAATGGAAGTCTCAACGTCTTGCATTTCGGGTGGGCCTTCGCGGTCCAGTCTGGAACCGGGTTCATACTCGAGCAATGGCCCGCTCAAGATGGGCACCATCCACTGATAGCTTACCAAGTTGCCTTTGGATTGAGCGTTGCGGTTCAGATCGCGGCGCTGGCCTGGTTTAGTGTTCCCTGGATTCGAGAATTGGTTGGGTGGATCATCAGAAACCTCTCGCATCACGGCTCAGGACATGAAGACCCGCTTGAAGCAATCATTCCACCTGTCGAAATCTCGATCATGGACGCGCACGAGTGTGGGGAATGGTAG
- a CDS encoding TrbC/VirB2 family protein — translation MNSASSCARIFLSAGAFTGYWLLAAPVWAAGSNMPWEQPLNQILQSVEGPVAKIIAVIIIIVTGLSLAFGDTSGGFRRLVQIVFGLSIAFAASSFFLSFFSFGGGVLI, via the coding sequence ATGAATTCTGCATCGTCTTGCGCAAGGATCTTTCTTTCGGCTGGAGCATTCACCGGGTACTGGCTGCTTGCCGCCCCGGTGTGGGCCGCGGGCTCCAACATGCCGTGGGAGCAACCGCTCAATCAGATCCTGCAATCGGTCGAAGGCCCCGTCGCCAAGATCATCGCCGTCATCATCATTATTGTGACGGGCCTGTCGCTAGCCTTCGGCGACACATCGGGCGGTTTCCGGCGGCTGGTTCAGATCGTGTTCGGCCTGTCGATCGCCTTTGCCGCCTCGAGCTTCTTCCTGTCCTTCTTCTCATTTGGCGGCGGTGTGCTGATCTGA
- a CDS encoding conjugal transfer protein TraG codes for MSTTKVLWGQITLVLTIVLITMWAATQWVAWRLGFQPRLGSPWFELGMPIYLPPAFFWWWYAYDAYAPKIFVEGACIAASGGVISIFVAFGMSIWRAQEAQTAATFGSARWALQNEIRSAQLLGPDGVVLGRFDRNYLRHDGPEHVLCFAPTRSGKGVGLVVPTLLTWPGSCIVHDIKGENWHLTSGFRARHGKVVLFDPTNRNSAAYNPLLEVRRGEWEVRDVQSIADVLVDPEGALERRSHWEKTSHSLLVGAILHVLYAEQDKTLAGVAKFLSDPKRPIEATLRAMMSTAHLGDAGVHPVIASAARELLNKSENERSGVLSTAMSFLGLYRDPVVAQVTRHSEWRIRDLVEADQPTTLYLVVPPSDISRTKPLVRLILNQIGRRLTEDLNAKGRRHRVLLMLDEFPALGRLDFFESALAFMAGYGLKSFLIAQSLNQIEKAYGPNNSILDNCHVRVSFATNDERTARRVSEALGTATELRAMKNYAGHRLSPWLGHLMVSRQETARPLLTPGEVMQLPPDDELVLISGCPPIRAKKARYYEDPRFRERVLPPATSGGAEDRVRSLEDDWSKLPLRVTPRDTQKPKVQEQQRGSSDDPANGGIRREPELPVHEDVVPDRTPVKTEFEFTDEDSDDDIQRAGELRRAVAGVARQAAMDPDDGLDL; via the coding sequence ATGTCAACAACCAAAGTGCTTTGGGGTCAGATTACCCTTGTCCTTACCATCGTGCTCATCACCATGTGGGCAGCGACGCAATGGGTTGCCTGGAGGCTCGGATTTCAACCGCGACTTGGGTCCCCCTGGTTTGAGCTCGGCATGCCCATCTACCTTCCGCCCGCCTTCTTCTGGTGGTGGTATGCATATGATGCCTATGCCCCCAAAATCTTCGTCGAGGGCGCCTGCATCGCGGCGTCCGGCGGGGTGATCTCGATCTTTGTCGCCTTCGGCATGTCGATCTGGCGGGCGCAGGAGGCGCAGACCGCTGCCACCTTTGGTTCTGCCCGGTGGGCGCTGCAAAACGAAATCCGTAGCGCGCAGCTCTTGGGCCCAGACGGTGTCGTGCTCGGCCGGTTTGATCGCAACTACTTGCGACACGATGGCCCCGAGCATGTGCTCTGCTTCGCACCGACGCGGTCGGGCAAGGGTGTCGGCCTCGTGGTACCGACGCTTCTGACATGGCCGGGCAGTTGCATCGTCCATGACATCAAGGGCGAGAATTGGCATCTGACCTCCGGCTTCCGCGCCCGCCACGGAAAAGTGGTGCTGTTTGATCCCACCAACCGCAACTCGGCGGCCTATAATCCCCTCCTGGAGGTCCGTCGCGGTGAGTGGGAAGTTCGGGACGTCCAAAGTATCGCCGACGTGCTGGTCGATCCGGAAGGCGCCTTGGAACGGCGCAGCCATTGGGAGAAGACCAGCCATTCCCTGCTCGTCGGCGCGATCCTGCACGTCCTTTACGCCGAGCAGGACAAGACCCTGGCTGGCGTCGCAAAATTCCTGTCGGATCCCAAGCGCCCGATCGAGGCGACCTTGCGCGCGATGATGTCGACGGCTCATCTTGGCGATGCCGGCGTTCATCCGGTGATCGCCTCCGCGGCTCGCGAGCTTCTGAACAAGAGCGAAAACGAACGCTCTGGCGTGCTTTCCACCGCGATGTCATTCCTTGGGCTCTACCGCGATCCGGTTGTGGCGCAGGTTACGCGCCACAGCGAATGGCGGATCCGTGACCTGGTGGAGGCAGACCAGCCGACAACCCTCTATCTCGTCGTACCGCCATCCGACATCAGCCGGACCAAGCCGCTCGTGCGGCTAATCCTCAACCAGATCGGCCGCCGCTTGACGGAAGATTTGAATGCCAAGGGGCGCCGGCATCGTGTGCTGCTGATGCTCGACGAGTTTCCGGCCCTGGGTAGGCTGGACTTCTTCGAGTCGGCGCTCGCGTTCATGGCGGGCTACGGGCTCAAGAGTTTCTTGATCGCCCAGTCACTCAACCAGATCGAGAAGGCTTATGGCCCGAACAATTCGATCCTGGACAACTGCCATGTCCGCGTGTCCTTCGCCACCAATGACGAACGGACCGCGCGACGCGTGTCGGAGGCGCTGGGAACCGCGACCGAATTGCGCGCGATGAAGAACTATGCCGGCCATAGGTTAAGCCCGTGGCTCGGTCACCTCATGGTGTCGCGGCAGGAGACGGCGCGTCCTCTCCTGACGCCTGGCGAGGTGATGCAATTGCCGCCGGACGATGAATTGGTTCTGATTTCGGGGTGCCCCCCGATCCGCGCGAAGAAGGCGCGCTACTACGAAGACCCGCGGTTTCGCGAGCGGGTGCTTCCGCCGGCCACGTCGGGTGGGGCAGAGGATCGTGTTCGGTCTCTGGAGGATGACTGGAGCAAGTTGCCCCTGCGGGTCACCCCGCGCGACACGCAGAAGCCAAAGGTTCAAGAACAGCAAAGGGGATCTAGCGACGATCCCGCCAATGGTGGCATTAGGCGGGAGCCAGAGCTTCCCGTGCATGAGGACGTGGTGCCAGATCGGACTCCCGTGAAGACCGAGTTCGAATTCACCGACGAGGATTCCGATGATGACATCCAGCGCGCAGGCGAATTGCGCCGCGCGGTGGCAGGCGTAGCCCGTCAAGCTGCGATGGATCCCGATGATGGCCTTGATCTCTAA
- a CDS encoding VirD2 family relaxase/mobilization nuclease produces MTARDDDVRIRPGRIHHGNRGGKRPQTFVGEVMRSAKRAGHVGNSFRSSQARSRSRFGRGRRAAVSIRLRSNARRVVTKARVVRHKGSRFRSAPLSKHLAYLKRDGVTRDGEDSRMFDAASDAADERAFAARCEDDRHHFRFIISPEGGAALGDLKAFTRELMRDVERDLGTRLDWIAVDHWNTDNPHVHVLIRGRADDGQDLVISREYISRGFRDRAADRVTLELGPRSELEIRTSLEREVDAERWTSLDRALRDVSDASGGVADLRPSQDVRDPELHRLLIGRAGKLERLGLAEPAGPACWTLKPGLEQTLRQLGMRGDIIKTMHQALKGTGREPDVSTFALHGEEPADPILGRLVQRGLDDELKGSAYAIVAGIDGRTHHVRFADLEMTGDAPTGAVVEARVYDDANGRRRVSLAIRSDLSIEEQVVARGSTWLDRQLLAKDSPLGAAGFGAEVRDAMKARVDHLIEQGLARRQGQRFIFARDLLATLRRRELQEAGSRLGAETGRGHRFAAEGDSISGIYRQRVTLASGRFAMIDDGLGFQLVPWRPALEQHLGKQVTGVMMPGGRIDWDFGRKRGLGL; encoded by the coding sequence GTGACGGCGCGCGACGACGATGTCCGCATTCGTCCTGGACGCATCCACCACGGCAACCGCGGCGGCAAACGTCCGCAGACGTTTGTCGGCGAGGTGATGCGGTCCGCAAAGAGGGCGGGGCATGTCGGCAACAGTTTCCGATCGAGCCAGGCGCGCAGCCGCTCCCGGTTCGGGCGCGGCCGACGCGCAGCGGTCTCGATCCGCTTGCGTTCGAATGCCCGGCGGGTGGTGACGAAAGCACGCGTCGTGCGTCATAAGGGCTCACGCTTTCGATCCGCGCCGCTGTCCAAGCACCTCGCATATCTCAAGCGCGATGGAGTCACGCGCGATGGCGAAGACTCCAGGATGTTCGACGCGGCCTCCGATGCGGCAGACGAGCGTGCCTTCGCCGCGCGTTGCGAAGATGATCGCCATCATTTCCGGTTCATCATTTCCCCGGAGGGCGGGGCCGCGCTCGGTGACCTCAAAGCGTTCACGCGCGAGTTGATGCGCGACGTCGAGAGGGATCTCGGAACCAGGCTCGACTGGATCGCTGTAGATCACTGGAATACGGACAATCCGCATGTCCATGTTCTCATCCGCGGGCGTGCCGATGACGGTCAGGACCTTGTCATTAGCCGCGAGTACATCAGCCGCGGTTTTCGCGATCGCGCGGCCGACCGCGTCACCCTTGAACTCGGCCCTCGCAGTGAACTGGAAATTCGCACGAGCCTCGAGCGGGAGGTGGATGCGGAGCGCTGGACCAGCCTCGACCGGGCGCTACGCGACGTCTCCGACGCGTCCGGCGGCGTAGCAGACCTTAGGCCGAGCCAAGATGTCAGAGATCCCGAACTGCACCGGCTATTGATCGGCAGGGCGGGCAAGCTTGAGCGCCTTGGCCTGGCAGAGCCTGCCGGCCCCGCCTGTTGGACCTTGAAACCGGGTCTTGAACAGACACTTCGCCAGCTAGGCATGCGCGGTGACATCATCAAGACGATGCACCAGGCCTTGAAAGGTACCGGTCGCGAGCCGGACGTCAGCACCTTTGCCCTTCACGGCGAAGAACCAGCCGATCCGATCCTGGGCCGCCTCGTTCAACGCGGTCTCGATGATGAGCTCAAAGGGTCCGCTTATGCGATTGTCGCAGGCATCGACGGCCGCACGCACCACGTGCGCTTTGCAGACCTCGAGATGACCGGCGATGCGCCGACTGGCGCCGTCGTCGAGGCGCGCGTCTATGATGACGCAAACGGGCGCCGGCGGGTATCGCTCGCCATCCGCTCGGATCTGTCCATCGAGGAACAGGTGGTGGCGAGAGGCAGCACCTGGCTCGACCGCCAGCTTCTCGCCAAGGACTCGCCGCTTGGCGCCGCCGGTTTTGGTGCGGAGGTTCGCGATGCGATGAAGGCGCGCGTCGATCACCTCATCGAGCAGGGGCTGGCCCGCCGGCAGGGGCAGCGCTTTATTTTCGCACGCGACTTGCTCGCGACGTTGCGGCGGCGGGAGTTGCAGGAGGCAGGTAGCCGGCTCGGGGCCGAAACCGGGCGCGGCCACCGTTTTGCTGCTGAGGGCGATTCTATTTCCGGCATCTACAGGCAACGAGTGACCCTCGCCTCGGGGCGCTTTGCCATGATCGATGATGGCCTCGGTTTCCAACTCGTGCCGTGGCGGCCAGCCCTGGAGCAGCACCTTGGAAAACAGGTGACCGGCGTCATGATGCCAGGCGGCAGGATCGATTGGGATTTTGGTCGTAAGCGCGGACTGGGCCTCTAG
- the trbE gene encoding conjugal transfer protein TrbE — MMNLAEYRRSSTRLADFLPWAALVDEGIVLNKDGSFQRTAKFRGPDLDSAVPAELVAVAGRLNNALRRLGSGWAVFVEAQRHSAGAYPQSTFADVASALVDAERRAQFEEVGSHYDSSYYLTFLYLPPEEGAAMAERLLYENSSRTVDADAREVLSGFIDRTNRVIQLIEGFMPECAWLDDEATLTYLHSTVSTRRHRIRVPEIPMYLDALLADQPLTGGLEPTLGEAHVRVLTVVGFPTATTPGILDDLNRLAFPYRWSTRAIMLDKTDATKLLTKIRRQWFAKRKSIGAILKEVMTNEASSLLDTDAHNKAIDADAALQELGTDQIGEAFVTATVTVWDRDAGAADEKLRLVEKVIQGRDFTCMIETVNAVEAWLGSLPGHVYANVRQPLISTLNLAHMIPLSAVWAGEARDHHFKAPSLFFAKTEGSTPFRFSLHVGDVGHTLVVGPTGAGKSVLLALIALQFRRYSDSQIFAFDFGGSIRAAAIAMGGDWHDLGGAVAGEVSEFVSLQPLASIDDPTERAWAAEWVASILTRERIEVTADVKDHVWSALTSLASAPLPERTLTGLSVLLQSNPLKRALQPYCLGGPYDRLLDAESERLGESSVQIFETDGLIGTSVAPAVLSYLFHRIEDRFDGRPTLLIIDEGWLALDDADFAEKLREWLKTLRKKNASVIFATQSLADIDGSGIAPAIIESCPTRILLPNDRAIEPQITAIYRRFGLNDRQIEILARAIPKRDYYCQSRRGNRLFELGLGEIALAFTAASSKADQALIEKVLVEEGGENFVPGWLQARDIGWACDLIPHLSNLEASS, encoded by the coding sequence ATGATGAACCTTGCCGAATACCGACGCTCGAGCACTCGCTTGGCAGACTTTCTGCCATGGGCGGCGCTCGTCGATGAAGGAATCGTCCTCAACAAGGACGGCTCGTTCCAGCGGACTGCAAAATTTCGGGGGCCGGATCTCGACAGCGCAGTACCGGCCGAACTCGTCGCAGTCGCTGGTCGTCTGAACAATGCGCTTCGCCGCCTTGGATCTGGATGGGCGGTCTTTGTCGAGGCACAGCGGCACTCCGCGGGCGCCTATCCGCAGAGCACGTTTGCAGACGTCGCATCTGCCCTGGTCGACGCGGAGCGCAGAGCCCAGTTCGAGGAAGTAGGCAGCCACTATGACTCGAGCTACTACCTGACGTTCCTCTACCTCCCGCCAGAGGAGGGTGCCGCAATGGCAGAGCGGCTTCTCTATGAGAATAGCAGCCGCACCGTCGACGCTGATGCACGGGAGGTCCTGAGTGGGTTTATCGACCGGACCAACCGCGTAATCCAGCTCATCGAAGGATTTATGCCGGAATGCGCCTGGCTCGATGATGAGGCGACGCTGACCTACCTGCACTCGACCGTTTCGACCAGGCGGCATCGGATACGCGTGCCAGAGATCCCCATGTATCTCGATGCGCTGCTCGCCGATCAGCCCCTGACCGGTGGTCTTGAGCCGACGCTGGGCGAAGCCCACGTGCGCGTTCTGACGGTCGTGGGATTCCCGACGGCGACCACGCCGGGAATCCTCGACGATCTCAACCGTCTTGCCTTTCCGTACCGCTGGTCGACCCGGGCGATCATGCTCGACAAAACGGATGCCACAAAGCTTCTCACCAAGATTCGTCGCCAATGGTTCGCGAAGCGGAAGTCGATCGGCGCGATCCTGAAGGAGGTGATGACCAACGAGGCGTCCAGCCTTCTCGACACGGATGCGCACAACAAGGCCATCGATGCCGACGCCGCGCTTCAGGAACTGGGGACGGATCAGATCGGCGAGGCTTTTGTCACCGCGACGGTCACCGTCTGGGATCGAGATGCCGGTGCCGCTGACGAAAAACTGCGTCTCGTCGAGAAGGTGATTCAGGGCCGTGACTTCACCTGCATGATCGAGACGGTGAACGCTGTCGAGGCGTGGCTCGGCAGCCTGCCGGGACACGTCTATGCCAATGTCCGCCAGCCTCTAATCTCGACCCTGAACCTGGCGCATATGATCCCGCTTTCGGCGGTATGGGCGGGAGAGGCGAGGGACCATCACTTCAAGGCGCCGTCTCTGTTCTTTGCCAAGACCGAGGGATCGACTCCGTTTCGGTTCTCCCTCCATGTCGGCGATGTCGGACACACGCTGGTTGTTGGTCCGACCGGCGCCGGCAAGTCGGTGCTCTTGGCGTTGATAGCCTTGCAGTTCCGCCGCTATTCCGACTCCCAGATCTTCGCCTTTGATTTCGGTGGATCGATCCGGGCGGCCGCAATCGCCATGGGCGGCGACTGGCATGATCTTGGCGGCGCAGTTGCAGGAGAGGTGTCCGAGTTTGTTTCGCTCCAGCCGCTCGCCAGCATTGACGATCCCACAGAACGAGCGTGGGCTGCCGAGTGGGTCGCCTCGATCCTGACCCGAGAACGGATCGAAGTCACAGCTGATGTCAAGGATCACGTCTGGTCGGCGCTGACGTCCTTGGCCTCAGCTCCGCTTCCGGAACGAACCCTCACCGGTCTTTCTGTGCTCTTGCAGTCCAATCCTTTGAAGCGGGCGCTCCAGCCCTATTGCCTGGGCGGTCCCTATGATCGGCTGCTCGATGCCGAAAGTGAACGACTGGGTGAGTCCTCGGTCCAGATCTTCGAGACCGACGGTTTGATCGGAACATCGGTCGCGCCGGCCGTCCTGTCATACCTGTTTCACCGGATCGAGGATCGCTTCGATGGCCGGCCCACCCTGCTCATCATCGATGAAGGTTGGCTCGCGCTCGATGATGCGGACTTTGCCGAAAAACTTCGCGAGTGGTTGAAGACACTGCGCAAGAAGAATGCTTCCGTGATCTTCGCAACCCAATCGCTGGCCGACATCGACGGCTCGGGAATTGCACCCGCCATCATCGAGAGCTGTCCGACCCGGATCCTGCTCCCCAACGATCGCGCCATCGAGCCACAGATCACGGCGATCTATCGCCGCTTTGGGCTGAATGACCGTCAGATCGAGATTCTCGCGCGCGCGATACCGAAGCGAGACTACTATTGCCAGTCGCGTCGCGGCAACCGCCTGTTTGAACTTGGCCTCGGTGAGATCGCCCTGGCGTTCACTGCTGCCTCCTCGAAAGCCGACCAGGCGCTGATCGAGAAGGTTCTGGTCGAAGAGGGCGGCGAGAACTTTGTGCCCGGTTGGCTGCAGGCGAGGGATATCGGCTGGGCTTGCGATCTCATCCCGCATCTCTCCAACTTGGAGGCCTCCTCATGA
- a CDS encoding CopG family transcriptional regulator — MRTKHTFRLPPDLASQLADYANRKRVPQALVVESALSSFLSPDGSERMEAALGRRLDRLTRQVERLERHVTISNEALALFVRFWLTATPPVPDTAQPAAQAKGRERYEGFIEALGRRLARGQSLAQEIALDVEPRVRPADKPDPA, encoded by the coding sequence ATGCGGACCAAGCATACATTTCGCCTACCACCCGATCTCGCCAGCCAGTTAGCGGACTATGCCAACCGGAAGCGGGTGCCACAGGCCCTCGTCGTCGAATCGGCACTGTCATCATTCCTCTCCCCGGATGGCTCCGAGCGCATGGAAGCGGCCCTAGGCCGACGGTTGGACCGGCTCACGCGCCAGGTCGAGCGTCTCGAGCGTCACGTGACGATCTCAAATGAAGCGCTGGCGTTGTTCGTCCGCTTCTGGCTGACGGCGACGCCGCCTGTGCCGGATACCGCACAACCTGCTGCACAGGCCAAAGGACGCGAGCGCTATGAAGGGTTCATCGAAGCCTTGGGCCGGCGGCTCGCCCGAGGCCAGAGCCTCGCGCAGGAAATCGCCCTGGACGTCGAGCCGCGTGTTCGGCCGGCCGACAAACCTGATCCTGCCTGA
- a CDS encoding VirB3 family type IV secretion system protein — MEGQITGFVAPVHRALTEPILMGGAPRSVAILNSTLAVALGLGLRFWLAGLLLLFVGHMVAVWATKRDPAFVEVVRRHVRIPGHLSL, encoded by the coding sequence ATGGAAGGGCAGATCACAGGCTTTGTCGCGCCCGTGCATCGGGCCCTGACCGAACCGATCCTGATGGGCGGCGCACCGCGATCGGTCGCCATTCTCAACAGCACCTTGGCCGTGGCGCTTGGCCTCGGCCTGCGCTTTTGGCTGGCCGGTCTTCTCCTCTTGTTCGTCGGCCACATGGTCGCCGTCTGGGCCACCAAGCGCGACCCCGCCTTCGTCGAGGTCGTGCGCCGGCACGTCCGCATCCCCGGTCACCTCAGCTTGTGA
- the trbJ gene encoding P-type conjugative transfer protein TrbJ translates to MSLLRRVVAAGAIVVALAGNPKPASAQWIVFDPNNYAQNVLTAARALQQINNQITSLQNQAKMLINQAKNLATLPFSSLLQLEQSIQRTQRLLGQAQRIAYDIQQIDRAFSTTYAPASSGASDQALVANAQARWQNALAGLQDAMRVQATVVGNLDTNRTQMSALVIASQGATGALQANQAGNQLLGLQAQQLADLTAVVAAQGRAQSLESAQRAVAQDQGREQLRRFLTSGQGYQPATVQMFH, encoded by the coding sequence ATGAGTCTCCTCCGTCGTGTCGTGGCGGCAGGCGCCATCGTAGTCGCTCTTGCCGGCAACCCCAAGCCGGCGTCGGCGCAATGGATCGTATTCGATCCCAACAACTACGCGCAGAACGTGCTCACTGCCGCACGCGCCTTGCAGCAGATCAACAACCAGATTACGTCACTGCAAAATCAGGCGAAGATGCTGATCAACCAGGCGAAGAACCTGGCGACCCTACCGTTCTCGTCCTTGCTGCAGCTTGAGCAGTCGATCCAGCGTACTCAGCGGCTGCTCGGACAAGCTCAGCGCATTGCCTACGACATCCAGCAGATCGATCGAGCGTTCTCGACGACCTATGCGCCGGCGTCGTCAGGCGCGTCGGACCAGGCTCTCGTGGCCAATGCACAAGCACGCTGGCAGAACGCCCTCGCGGGCCTGCAGGACGCGATGCGGGTGCAGGCCACCGTTGTCGGCAATCTCGACACCAACCGAACCCAAATGTCGGCGCTCGTGATCGCGAGCCAAGGCGCGACTGGCGCACTCCAGGCAAATCAGGCTGGTAATCAACTCCTCGGATTGCAGGCCCAGCAGCTCGCCGATCTCACCGCCGTCGTCGCCGCACAGGGACGAGCTCAGAGCTTGGAATCCGCGCAGCGCGCCGTTGCACAAGATCAGGGCAGGGAGCAACTCCGCCGCTTCCTGACGTCAGGCCAAGGTTATCAACCCGCAACCGTGCAGATGTTTCACTGA